A window of the Physeter macrocephalus isolate SW-GA chromosome 7, ASM283717v5, whole genome shotgun sequence genome harbors these coding sequences:
- the CXCL11 gene encoding C-X-C motif chemokine 11 isoform X2, which produces MNMKGMATVLAVIFCATIVQGFPMFKGGRCLCTGPGVKAVKVADIEKVSIIYPSNNCDKTEIIITLKTHKGQRCLNTNSKQAKVIIKKVERMNFLKYQKV; this is translated from the exons ATGAATATGAAGGGCATGGCTACAGTCCTGGCTGTGATATTCTGTGCTACAATTGTTCAAG GCTTCCCCATGTTCAAAGGGGGACGGTGTCTTTGCACAGGCCCTGGAGTAAAAGCAGTGAAAGTGGCAGATATTGAGAAAGTCTCCATAATTTACCCAAGTAATAACTGTGACAAAACAGAAATTAT TATCACCCTGAAAACACATAAAGGACAACGATGCCTAAATACCAACTCAAAGCAAGCAAAAGTTATAATCAAG aaagttgaaagaatgaattttttaaaatatcaaaaagtatGA
- the CXCL11 gene encoding C-X-C motif chemokine 11 isoform X1 yields MNMKGMATVLAVIFCATIVQGFPMFKGGRCLCTGPGVKAVKVADIEKVSIIYPSNNCDKTEIIITLKTHKGQRCLNTNSKQAKVIIKLKE; encoded by the exons ATGAATATGAAGGGCATGGCTACAGTCCTGGCTGTGATATTCTGTGCTACAATTGTTCAAG GCTTCCCCATGTTCAAAGGGGGACGGTGTCTTTGCACAGGCCCTGGAGTAAAAGCAGTGAAAGTGGCAGATATTGAGAAAGTCTCCATAATTTACCCAAGTAATAACTGTGACAAAACAGAAATTAT TATCACCCTGAAAACACATAAAGGACAACGATGCCTAAATACCAACTCAAAGCAAGCAAAAGTTATAATCAAG ttgaaagaatga